A stretch of the Planktothricoides raciborskii GIHE-MW2 genome encodes the following:
- a CDS encoding alpha/beta fold hydrolase yields MSLSPDALWINVSPALEKFNRPLLKQLSAQTAIAKWEYSQTPDEPTSLEIAVDLLHDYLKDRQQPIHLLGHSTSGLLGLMYARRYPEKVRSRSVADATSLTLLSVGVHPAVDWQAHYYAQLQVLPCSR; encoded by the coding sequence ATGTCTTTATCACCGGATGCACTGTGGATTAATGTTAGCCCCGCGTTAGAAAAATTCAATCGCCCGCTATTAAAGCAGTTATCGGCACAAACCGCGATCGCTAAATGGGAATATAGTCAAACTCCCGACGAACCCACGTCTTTAGAAATTGCTGTAGATTTACTCCATGATTATTTAAAAGATCGCCAACAGCCAATTCATTTACTCGGACATAGTACCAGCGGACTATTAGGATTAATGTACGCCCGTCGCTATCCAGAAAAAGTGCGATCGCGTAGCGTTGCGGATGCAACATCGCTCACACTTCTCTCTGTCGGAGTGCATCCTGCGGTTGATTGGCAAGCCCATTATTACGCACAACTCCAAGTCTTGCCTTGTTCTCGGTAA
- the queG gene encoding tRNA epoxyqueuosine(34) reductase QueG — translation MNYPITSNQIKQKAQEFGFHKVGISLVDEADSSAVSHLQSWLNHGYQADMQWMANPKRQDIRQVMPDVESVISVALNYYTPYQHSDEPKIAKISRYGWGRDYHRVLDKKLKAFSLWLEAQAPGIKARYYADTGPISDKFWAQQAGLGWIAKNGNLITREYGSWVFLGEVLTNLKLTGDRAHTQHCGTCNRCLEACPTQAIVKPFVVDANRCIAYHTIENRAEDLPDEIKSNLQGWVAGCDICQDVCPWNQRFAQPTDVKEFEPYPENLAPTLAELAELSEDEWNRRFPASALRRIKPEMWRRNARANLGNCEG, via the coding sequence ATGAATTATCCAATTACCAGTAACCAAATTAAACAAAAAGCCCAAGAATTTGGCTTTCATAAAGTGGGCATTTCTCTAGTAGATGAGGCTGATTCCTCAGCAGTTAGCCATTTACAATCATGGTTAAATCATGGCTATCAAGCAGATATGCAATGGATGGCTAATCCCAAACGCCAAGATATTCGTCAAGTGATGCCCGATGTAGAATCGGTGATTTCTGTGGCATTAAATTATTATACCCCATATCAACATTCTGACGAGCCAAAAATTGCCAAAATTTCTCGCTATGGTTGGGGCAGAGATTATCATCGGGTATTGGATAAAAAATTGAAAGCTTTTTCTCTTTGGTTAGAGGCACAAGCCCCCGGAATTAAAGCCCGTTATTATGCGGATACAGGGCCAATTTCTGATAAGTTTTGGGCGCAACAAGCTGGTCTGGGTTGGATTGCTAAAAATGGGAATTTGATTACTCGTGAGTATGGATCTTGGGTGTTTTTGGGGGAGGTTTTGACGAATCTGAAATTAACAGGCGATCGCGCCCATACCCAACATTGTGGCACTTGTAATCGCTGCCTTGAAGCTTGTCCTACTCAGGCTATTGTTAAGCCTTTTGTGGTTGATGCTAACCGTTGTATTGCCTATCATACGATTGAAAACCGGGCAGAAGATTTACCGGATGAAATTAAGTCTAATTTACAAGGATGGGTAGCCGGTTGTGATATTTGTCAAGATGTTTGTCCCTGGAATCAACGGTTTGCCCAGCCTACAGATGTGAAAGAATTTGAGCCTTATCCAGAGAATCTTGCCCCGACTTTGGCAGAACTGGCAGAGTTATCAGAAGACGAATGGAATCGGCGTTTTCCCGCTTCGGCTTTGCGGCGGATTAAACCCGAAATGTGGCGGCGGAATGCTAGGGCTAATTTGGGAAATTGTGAAGGTTAA